The genomic window GTATTTATCTTGAATAAATCTACAGTAGagctgggaaagggcagaaagcGGAGGCATTTAAGAAAGGACTACGAACAACTGTCTTTTTGACAGCCCCTCAACCTTCAActgctctattatttttttaaaaagccttcaaTTTTCCCTCAAATGTCACAACAAATCCATAGTTTGCTGGTCTACgatctctccccttctcccttcttctggaaaagggaagaaaaaaatttaaatccaaaagtTATCATTAGTGCataatacactaaaaaaatgttgGCCTCCCATCCCTTTCAAGCTCAATCCTAATCTGATATGTGAATCGACTAATCACCTCACTGAATCATTTTCATACGAATATGGTTCCTCcatatattcattttacattCTCTGATTGGAGAGAGCTTCGATAGTGTTTCTATAGGTTCCTAAATAAGAACCGAGACATATGTCGTCGGCTTTTTCTTCGGTTAGGCATGAGCCCACACTATATGTGTCCCTGGGTTTTACCCTTCATAGGAAATTAATCAACAGTGTAACATCATGTGCCCTCTCCAAGTAATTCTAAAGCAACATGTTTGTCCTTGTAGAAGACCTATAAAACATCCATAGTATATCATTAGAAATTACCTCTGGAATTGCCTGCATTAACTCCGGTGCAGTTTTTGGAGCGTTAAAAGTCTGGTGAGTGAGAAGCCGAAGCCAAGCACAGATGTGAGAACGAGGCCACGTTGGAATAAGGTCAGTGATTTAATAAGTGCACTTGCCCAGAAACGCCTGCCCCAAATTGCAGGAAACAACGAACAAAATCAATCCATACCGTCTCTTCATGCATTTTACAGTATGAAGAGCCAGCAACGTGATACGCTGTCAGAGCTGCTCGTGTAAATCTCTTTCTCCTAAAGAGGACCCACCCGCTTTAGACTCAGAAGGACTTCTTGGAATACCGGGCACAGAGAAAAAGAGCCCGGAACTAAACACAGGACTGGAGCAAGACGCCACCGCCAGATGGCACTGCTTTAGCAGGCCGAGCGCGAACGCCAGGGCGCGGGGAGCTCGCGGGGAGCGCGGGGCCGCGGGGCTTTGCGGGGGTCGAGCCGGCCGTCGGGCCCGGCGGGGCCTGCGAGCGCGGCAGCCCCCGGCATTTAGCGCGGCCGGCGGCTCCAACGTGCGTCGGGACTCCTCGTCTGCCGTCTGCTGTGCCCCGCGGTCCCTGCGGCCTGAAGCTCCAGCCGCGACGCCGAGCCTCGACCCCTAGGGCCGACTGGGCCCCGGGAACCCGGGGGAGAAGGGCCAAATTGGGCCCCGGGTTTCCGGAAACGTGCGCCGTCCTTGCCGCTCGTGGCGCGGACCGGGGTCCCCAGGGCCGGAGCCGTGGCTGGAGAACGCCCCAGCGCTCTGTCCTCGGTCCCGCAGTCGCCCTCCCCCAGCTTGCGCTCCCTCTGACGACGGGAACCGGCCCGGGACGCGCGCGCCGCAGCCAAGTCCTGGTTTTGATTTCACTGCCGCTCCGAAGAGCAAAGAGGCTCCAGACCCAAcaaacaggaaggagagaaggagccgGAGTGCGGGCAGAGGGAGGGCCATTCCCAGCAGAGGCGCTCGGGCCGGGCCGCGGACGGGGAGGAAGTGgcgccccttcccctcccgcgCGGGccggggcgtgggggtgggggtgggggtgggggcagcgagAGGACagcggccgggggcgggggggggggggcaggctcgGGGGCGGCTCCGGGGCCGGGCGGGGTGCTCGGGGCGGGGTCTCCCTGGgcgccgccgccccccgcccccctcctcctccccttccccgcGGCCCCGGGGCGCCCCCGCGGTTCTGGAGCCGGGGCGGGGCGTGCGCGTCAGCTCGAGCTAGAAAAGGCGGCGGGGCCCGGCCCAGCGAGGTGACAGCCGCGCTCGGACACGGAGGCCGGCCCGACGCCGCCATGAGCGCCGCGCTCTTCAGCCTGGACGGCCCGGCGCGCGGCGCGCCCTGGCCCGCGGAGCCCGCGCCCTTTTACGAGCCGGGCCGGGCGGGCAAGCCAGGCCGCGGGAGCGAGCCGGGGAGCCTGGGCGAGCCGGGCGCCGTAGCCCCCGCCATGTACGACGACGAGAGCGCCATCGACTTCAGCGCCTACATCGACTCCATGGCCGCCGTGCCCACCCTAGAGCTGTGCCACGACGAGCTCTTCGCCGACCTCTTCAACAGCAACCACAAGGCGGGCGCGGCGGGCGCCGCCGCGGGAGCCCTGGAGCTGCTGCCCGGCGGCCTCGCGCGCCCCCACGGCCCGGGCACCGCCGCCCCGCGTCCGCTCAAGCGCGAGCCCGACTGGGGCGACGGCGACGCGCCCGGCTCGCTGCTGCCGGCGCAGGTGGCCGCGTGCGCGCAGACGGTGGTGAGCCTGGCGGCCGCGGCGCAGCCCACGCCGCCCACGTCGCCCGAGCCGCCGCGCGGCAGCCCCGGGCCgagccccgccccgggcccggcGCGGGAGAAGAGCGCGGGCAAGAGGGGCCCGGACCGCGGCAGCCCGGAGTACCGGCAGCGGCGCGAGCGCAACAACATCGCCGTGCGCAAGAGCCGCGACAAGGCCAAGCGGCGCAACCAGGAGATGCAGCAGAAGCTGGTGGAGCTGTCGGCCGAAAACGAGAAACTGCACCAGCGCGTGGAGCAGCTCACGCGGGACCTGGCCGGCCTCCGGCAGTTCTTCAAGCAGCTGCCCAGCCCGCCCTTCCTGCCGGCCGCCGGGGCCGCCGACTGCCGGTAACGCGCGGcccgggggggggcgggcgggagaGACTCACCAACGACCGATACCTCAGACCCGACGGGCCCGGGAGCGGAGCGCGCCCCGCCCGGACGCCGCGAGAGCCGCTGGGCGCCGGCCGCAGTGTCTTTGGGACGCGCCCACGGAGGAACCTACGGCCTGGACTGAACCACCACTGAACTTCGAGAGAAGCTATACGTGTTTCTTtccccttaaattatttttataatggtaGCTTTTCTACATCTTACTCCTGTTGATGCAGCTAAggtacatttgtaaaaaaaaaaaaaaaaaaaaaaaaaaaaaaaaaggaaacaaacttttCAGACAAACCCTTTGTATTGTAGATAAGAGGAAAAGACTGAGCATGCtcacttttttatattaatttttacagCATTTGTAAGaataaagaagcatttaaaacCACCCCCGATTGCCGTATTCACAGTGACTCCTGAATGCTGGTGGCCCCAGGACCTCGCTGGGGAAGGGCACGTTCCAGTGCCAGGCGTGCAGCAAGGCACCGGGGAGGCCGCGGGACTCAGGTGTGTGTCCCTGAGGGGGGGCCCTGAGCTCCCTAGAAGAGGGGATCTGCTTTGCTCTTTGAAACCTGCCAGAGTCTGCCTCCAGATGTTTTGTTTGCTTAAGATCGAGGAAGCACGAATAAAGGAACTCGTGCTAGACTAGTAGCTTTCCGGTGGAAGGTGCTCCCAGAGAAGTTCCGGGACTTGGGGAGGAGGCTGGCGGGATGACCGGTCCTGCAGTTGACTTAGGGGCTCCTCTGTAGGCAAGAGCCCCCAGGGGCTCCCTAACTTCAGTTGGCTGCTGCAGGcgtgaggggtgaggggagggatgCGGCTCTCCGCACAGCACGTCTGAGTCGTCTTTGGCTTCCATGGGGCTTTGCTTTCACTTTCCTCAGTCTTAGGTACAGCTTCCAGTAGGTTTTCCGAGTGGGTGTAAACATCAGATAGTTCTGTGGTAGATGCAAAAGACGGTCAAAAAGCTCCTCAAAAGCAGCAGTGCTGCCGGTCGTTGAAATGTTTCAAAGCTTCATCAGGACAAATCAAGCCGTTCACCTTTCCCCCAATTAAAGCGGGTACTCGGCGCCCTTTCTTGCTCTGGACTGCTAGGTCTATCTTATGTAATTTAACCGTGGCCTGTCATGATTGTCTTGttataaaggaggaaacaaaatctTTATTGTCTAAAGACAATTTATTCATCGTTTCGTGTTAATTTAAATCTCTGCCAACAAAGCCAACAATAACCAATCACTCCTCTTGAGTCTGTAATCTCGGCTCTCTGTGCACAGTACCCAGCATGATTAAACAGGCCTATCGGTATAGCGAGAATCACAGCAGGTAGGTAACTTATCTATACTTTAGGAGTAACagttttaaacacttaaaaattaccAGTgagcagaatttttttcttgctgttttaatACTGCCTAAGATGAAGTACGAAATGAAGCCTCAAGCTTAGTTAAGTTTTAATATAACATGTTCCTGAGTTTGCACAGAGGTCGTAAAATATAACTGTAGAAAAAAGCATTTTGAGGTATAGTTTACAAAATTATCTTGCTAACATTTGCCCTGGAAAAATCTAAGTTCCATTTCAAGATCATACAGTACACTCACTCTGCCCGTAGTTAACAAATAACTaccccaaccaccaccacctccgCTGCATCACAAAGTTCACAGCTCCTGTGGCGACGGGCAGTGTCGGGAAGAGGCTCTTCCTGCAGTCAGGAGCTCAATTTCCTCCAATCCAACGCAGCTAGCCGGGTGGGTGGTTACGGACCGGACAAAACAATTCAACAGCCCCACCTCCTTTCCGAGGACACTCTTCACTTCATAACTCTGCAGTGACAGAAGGCATGCTGGTTAAAGCAAATAGAGCTAGCCCTGGACGTCCTGTTCCCAACAACACAGAACAccaaagagcagagcagaaggtCCTTCCCTTAGTCTGTGACCTTCCACTTTTCAAATGGTGAGAACAACAgggtgaggaagaaaaaaagcaacaggcTAGATAAAAGCCCTGTTGATTCTGGCAAATGAAGGAGCTCCTGTTTTCTGATCTTTGTTAGTGGATGCAACGACAAGGGCGTCCCAGCTGGCTGTCCTCGGAGAGGAACTGGGGACTGACATACAAAGGGATGTGCCCCGGTCTCTAGTGGgaaggctgggggcagggcacGCATCATGCTTGCAGCTGTCTTCCACTTCCTTTGGGACACTTCCCCAATCTAGCAACACTTCTGGTCAAAGGACTGCCTGGTACTTTGCCCCAAACTTCCCTCCTTAACAGGATCCCGTTTTTTCTAGAGTAACTCTTCTCAGGCCAAACATGCAGAAAGCTTTTTCTTCACACTGTTTGTCTGAGGAGTATCTTACAGGCAGGTTTCATCTCTAGATGAGAACTCAGGGCACTGGACAGCATGGGAACCAGATGACTGTGCTAGGAAGGTGTGGCAGGTTTCAAACCTCAGAACACTTTCTtccaggggttggggggaagtGGGACTGAAAATCAAGAGCGGCTCAAACTCGCTGGGATGAATCCCATCTCTGGCTTCAGCAGAGACGGAAGCCCTGGAAGGTAACAGGTTCTTTCAGAGGCTCCTTTGCTGCCACTTGCAGAATGCTATCTGAGGTGCATCACCCCTCCTCTGCGCAAGACCCCGTCACACAACTCTACAGTAGCTCGGGTCTGTATGTTTTAGCTCACTCCTTCCATCGTTAATGTGTCTTCGCGAAGGAGATGGAGGCTGGAGGGCTCTGACAACGTGGCAAAAGTAGGCACGTGACTGTGGCTCCCTGGTGCCCTCCCATCGAAGGTGGGCACCTCACTGCCCTTACCCTGGCTCCTGGGCTGGACTTAGTGAC from Lynx canadensis isolate LIC74 chromosome F2, mLynCan4.pri.v2, whole genome shotgun sequence includes these protein-coding regions:
- the CEBPD gene encoding CCAAT/enhancer-binding protein delta, which produces MSAALFSLDGPARGAPWPAEPAPFYEPGRAGKPGRGSEPGSLGEPGAVAPAMYDDESAIDFSAYIDSMAAVPTLELCHDELFADLFNSNHKAGAAGAAAGALELLPGGLARPHGPGTAAPRPLKREPDWGDGDAPGSLLPAQVAACAQTVVSLAAAAQPTPPTSPEPPRGSPGPSPAPGPAREKSAGKRGPDRGSPEYRQRRERNNIAVRKSRDKAKRRNQEMQQKLVELSAENEKLHQRVEQLTRDLAGLRQFFKQLPSPPFLPAAGAADCR